A single genomic interval of Picosynechococcus sp. PCC 7003 harbors:
- a CDS encoding anthranilate synthase component I, giving the protein MWHWRSQPLAQRTGAEIFTRLYGQASIATLLESPYPTPKDYPQLSRYSICAGEPRANQLFTPALGEITACLKQLLATKTDPPEAIAHLPFTGGYLGWLGYDFAWEIETLPYENPDPLPFPVAYWYQPDSFAVLDHHQQVLWLAAATVADLDHLTAQLSQPCASFGFDQPPVNSEVASLEFLSDRQAYINAVRQAKQYIQAGDIFQTNLSLRFRTQTAQSSWAIYQHLQQINPSPFASYWRSPWGEMISCSPERLIQKQGRFAQTRPIGGTRPRGQTPSEDQALGEELLHNTKERAEHTMLVDLERNDLGRACTWGSVVVDEQFVLERYSHVIHLVSNVVGELAADKDAVDLIRGMFPGGTITGCPKVRCMEIIEALEPVRRSLFYGSCGYLDQRGNLDLNILIRTLLYVPNAQGPATVYGQVGAGIVADSDPEQEWVESLQKAKAQRQALNC; this is encoded by the coding sequence ATGTGGCATTGGCGATCGCAACCGTTAGCACAACGCACTGGTGCAGAAATTTTCACGAGACTATACGGCCAAGCGAGCATTGCCACCCTCCTCGAAAGCCCCTACCCTACCCCCAAGGACTATCCCCAGCTTTCCCGCTACTCCATCTGTGCCGGGGAACCAAGGGCCAATCAACTTTTTACGCCTGCCCTGGGGGAGATCACTGCTTGTTTAAAGCAGCTCCTCGCCACAAAAACCGATCCTCCTGAGGCGATCGCCCATTTACCCTTTACGGGGGGATACCTGGGTTGGCTCGGCTATGACTTTGCCTGGGAAATTGAAACGCTCCCCTACGAAAATCCCGATCCGCTGCCTTTTCCAGTGGCCTATTGGTACCAGCCCGATTCCTTTGCGGTGCTTGATCACCATCAACAGGTGCTTTGGCTGGCGGCGGCCACTGTTGCGGATCTCGATCATTTGACAGCTCAACTCAGTCAACCGTGTGCATCCTTCGGTTTTGATCAGCCTCCAGTCAACTCTGAGGTGGCTTCCCTCGAATTTCTGAGCGATCGCCAAGCCTACATCAATGCCGTGCGCCAGGCAAAACAATACATCCAAGCGGGAGATATTTTTCAGACCAACCTTTCCCTGCGCTTCCGTACCCAAACCGCCCAGAGCAGTTGGGCCATTTATCAGCACCTCCAGCAGATCAATCCTTCCCCCTTTGCTAGCTATTGGCGATCGCCCTGGGGGGAGATGATCAGTTGCTCCCCAGAACGCCTAATCCAAAAACAAGGACGCTTTGCCCAGACCCGTCCCATCGGTGGCACCAGACCCAGGGGACAAACCCCCAGTGAAGACCAAGCCCTCGGCGAAGAACTGTTGCATAACACTAAGGAACGGGCCGAACACACCATGTTGGTGGACTTAGAGCGGAATGACCTTGGCCGTGCCTGTACCTGGGGCAGCGTCGTGGTGGATGAGCAATTTGTCCTAGAACGCTATAGCCACGTCATTCACTTGGTCAGTAATGTGGTGGGGGAACTGGCCGCCGACAAAGATGCGGTAGATCTGATCCGGGGCATGTTTCCGGGGGGGACGATTACCGGTTGCCCGAAGGTGCGCTGTATGGAAATTATCGAAGCCCTAGAACCGGTGCGGCGCAGTTTATTCTACGGTTCCTGTGGCTACCTAGATCAACGGGGAAATTTGGATCTCAATATCTTAATTCGTACCTTACTGTATGTGCCGAATGCCCAGGGGCCAGCGACGGTCTACGGGCAGGTGGGGGCGGGTATCGTTGCCGATAGTGATCCAGAGCAAGAATGGGTCGAGTCGCTCCAAAAAGCTAAAGCCCAACGCCAAGCCCTCAATTGCTAG
- a CDS encoding AbrB family transcriptional regulator has protein sequence MSDIPTTPLKGKALLSKVKELSHLPRRETAKLCGYSSTKNGSTRVNLTGFYDAVLEAKGLPLDPGGSQDGRGREPTYRVSVHKNGQIVIGSTYTNQMNLKPGDEFEIKIGYKHIHLKQINEG, from the coding sequence ATGAGTGACATCCCGACAACTCCTTTGAAAGGAAAGGCTCTGCTGAGTAAAGTAAAGGAATTATCCCATTTGCCACGGCGAGAAACAGCAAAGCTTTGTGGATATAGCAGTACGAAAAATGGCTCAACTCGTGTCAATTTGACGGGGTTTTATGATGCTGTCCTTGAAGCAAAAGGACTCCCCTTAGACCCCGGTGGCAGTCAAGATGGCCGTGGTAGAGAACCGACCTATCGCGTGAGTGTTCACAAAAATGGTCAAATCGTCATTGGTTCGACTTACACGAATCAAATGAACCTGAAACCAGGGGATGAATTTGAAATTAAGATTGGCTACAAGCACATTCACCTAAAACAGATCAACGAAGGCTAA
- a CDS encoding metallophosphoesterase family protein produces MGQRRICIGDVHGHYDTLMALLELVAPGTEDAVYFLGDLIDRGPKSADIIEFVRRSSYQSLLGNHEMMMLEAIANDGSVQQETFIAWYHSGGANTLQSYNHRIPAEHLQWLRQRPTHLDLGDVWLVHAGLSPHLPIEEQGAEQFCWVRSEFHSMTQPYFANKLIIVGHTITFTFPGVQPGQVVQGPGWLDIDTGVYHTKSGWLTAFDIDRRQIYQVNSHTAEKRQLPLEAIAVTPFLSF; encoded by the coding sequence ATGGGTCAGCGGCGAATCTGTATAGGAGATGTGCATGGTCATTACGATACGTTGATGGCCCTGCTAGAGTTGGTTGCGCCCGGAACAGAAGATGCCGTGTATTTCCTCGGTGATTTAATTGACCGAGGCCCCAAAAGTGCGGATATTATCGAGTTTGTGCGCCGTAGTTCCTATCAGTCTCTCCTCGGCAACCATGAAATGATGATGCTAGAGGCGATCGCCAACGATGGTAGCGTCCAACAAGAAACCTTTATCGCCTGGTACCATAGCGGCGGTGCCAACACCCTCCAAAGCTATAACCACCGCATCCCTGCCGAGCATTTGCAATGGTTGCGCCAGCGGCCCACCCACCTCGATCTGGGGGACGTTTGGTTGGTCCATGCGGGTCTGTCGCCCCACCTACCCATCGAGGAACAGGGGGCGGAACAATTTTGTTGGGTACGCAGTGAGTTCCATTCCATGACCCAACCCTACTTTGCCAATAAATTGATTATCGTCGGCCATACGATCACCTTCACCTTTCCGGGGGTACAGCCGGGACAAGTGGTACAGGGGCCCGGCTGGCTGGACATCGACACCGGGGTCTACCACACCAAAAGCGGTTGGTTAACGGCCTTTGATATTGATCGGCGTCAAATCTATCAAGTGAATAGTCACACCGCCGAAAAGCGCCAACTGCCCCTAGAGGCGATCGCCGTTACCCCCTTTTTATCGTTCTAG
- a CDS encoding CGLD27 family protein — MNNSPTTFCPVPEEQQPLNEYDQLKESWFFSWGNMEMVCYIRKVTWVWFWATLIFTPIAWASFPFDRYPIKLILSANLGGMFLLSLVLLRLYLGWRYIRDRLQTEKLTYEESGWYDGQIWRKPEAVLQRDRLIVSYQIAPILARIQQTSFIVVAIAIGLISGLWLL, encoded by the coding sequence ATGAACAATTCTCCAACCACCTTTTGTCCCGTCCCGGAAGAGCAACAGCCCCTCAACGAATATGACCAACTCAAGGAATCGTGGTTTTTTAGTTGGGGCAACATGGAGATGGTCTGCTACATCCGCAAGGTAACCTGGGTATGGTTTTGGGCGACCTTGATCTTTACCCCCATTGCTTGGGCGAGTTTTCCCTTTGACCGCTATCCGATTAAATTGATCCTGAGTGCGAACCTCGGCGGGATGTTTTTGTTGAGTTTGGTTTTACTACGCCTCTATCTGGGGTGGCGCTACATCCGCGATCGCCTCCAGACCGAGAAACTCACCTACGAAGAATCCGGCTGGTACGATGGCCAAATTTGGCGCAAACCCGAAGCCGTCCTCCAGCGCGATCGCCTGATTGTGTCCTACCAAATTGCGCCGATCCTCGCCCGTATCCAACAAACCAGTTTCATTGTCGTGGCGATCGCCATTGGTTTGATCAGCGGTTTGTGGCTGCTATAA
- a CDS encoding carbonic anhydrase, translating into MALFYCLDVSGKGFRIMLGRVMLAIAIALLWGIWVVWMAPQPQFVITDKTVATSWNYTDLGPHQWGDLQPEFQTCAVGQTQSPLALFSQSSAPALESSVSWHYQPSLGIVQAANTTLQIRVTGSNTLQLGADRYKLEQIHFHYPSEHHIQGKQSAMEVHFVHRHTSQEIAVLAVLVEPGATNPMFAHILQRCPIQAHLSQVIYFDPAALLPQGDRPYYRYLGSLTTPPCTEGVRWLVLVQPISLGAEQIEQYQALYAPNARPLQKIMTHGVQYYVPDEKTAT; encoded by the coding sequence ATGGCTCTTTTTTATTGTTTAGACGTTTCAGGGAAAGGATTTCGGATCATGTTAGGGCGAGTAATGTTGGCGATCGCCATCGCCTTATTGTGGGGAATCTGGGTCGTTTGGATGGCCCCTCAACCGCAGTTTGTGATAACCGATAAAACTGTCGCAACTTCCTGGAATTACACGGATCTCGGCCCCCACCAGTGGGGAGATTTGCAACCAGAGTTTCAAACTTGTGCCGTTGGCCAAACCCAATCACCCTTGGCGCTTTTTTCTCAATCATCTGCCCCAGCTTTAGAGTCTTCAGTATCTTGGCACTACCAACCGAGTCTGGGGATTGTCCAGGCGGCCAATACCACTTTACAAATCCGAGTCACGGGAAGTAATACCCTACAGCTTGGCGCTGACCGCTACAAACTTGAGCAAATTCATTTTCATTATCCCAGTGAGCACCATATCCAGGGAAAACAATCTGCCATGGAAGTTCACTTTGTCCACCGGCATACCTCCCAAGAAATCGCGGTTTTGGCGGTGCTGGTTGAACCCGGGGCGACAAATCCGATGTTTGCTCATATTTTGCAACGGTGTCCAATCCAAGCACATCTTAGTCAGGTGATTTATTTCGACCCGGCAGCGTTGCTTCCCCAAGGCGATCGCCCTTATTACCGTTATCTTGGTTCTCTAACGACTCCCCCTTGCACTGAAGGGGTTCGCTGGTTGGTCTTGGTCCAACCCATTTCTTTGGGGGCTGAGCAAATTGAACAATACCAAGCTTTGTATGCCCCGAATGCTCGCCCCCTCCAAAAAATAATGACCCATGGGGTGCAATATTATGTTCCCGATGAGAAAACGGCAACCTAA
- a CDS encoding asparaginase, translating to MSRGKRVQAPPLEINLLREGLKESTHIAEAVVCDTKGRVLSMAGDAESSAFIRSALKPFQALAVIGTGALDHYKLSDKDLAVICSSHQGTKEHARQVFRILWQADLESNVLQCPIPHGKDSALEHNCSGKHAGMLLTCKHCNWGLGSYMEKSHPVQALILDKIAELLQMPAQEFIGARDDCGVPTYLMQLSQMATLYAHLASGDRLDVERVVRAMTYHPTMVSGRGGFDTELMRLSEGEIVSKSGAEGIQCIGRVGEGLGLAIKVKDGAKRAKYAVALYLLTRLGWITPAVSDTLAEQFLSLSPYKRLDVVGELSLV from the coding sequence ATGTCCAGAGGCAAACGCGTCCAAGCTCCCCCCCTTGAAATTAACCTCCTTCGGGAAGGTCTCAAAGAATCCACCCACATCGCCGAAGCCGTCGTGTGTGACACCAAAGGCCGTGTCCTGTCCATGGCCGGGGATGCCGAAAGCTCTGCCTTTATCCGGTCGGCCCTCAAACCCTTCCAGGCCCTCGCCGTGATTGGCACCGGGGCCCTAGATCATTACAAACTCTCCGATAAAGATTTAGCCGTCATTTGTAGTTCCCACCAAGGCACCAAGGAACATGCCCGCCAAGTGTTTCGCATCCTGTGGCAAGCGGATCTAGAGTCCAATGTCTTGCAATGTCCCATTCCCCACGGCAAAGACAGCGCCCTCGAACATAATTGTTCAGGGAAACACGCAGGCATGCTGTTGACCTGTAAGCATTGCAACTGGGGCCTCGGTAGCTACATGGAAAAGTCTCACCCTGTCCAGGCCCTAATCCTCGATAAAATTGCCGAATTACTCCAGATGCCCGCCCAGGAATTTATCGGCGCGCGGGATGATTGCGGCGTCCCCACCTATTTGATGCAACTCAGCCAAATGGCCACCCTCTATGCTCACCTCGCGTCTGGCGATCGCCTGGATGTCGAGCGAGTCGTGCGGGCGATGACCTACCACCCCACCATGGTGTCTGGACGAGGCGGCTTCGATACAGAATTGATGCGCCTCTCAGAGGGAGAAATCGTCAGTAAATCCGGTGCAGAGGGAATTCAATGCATCGGCCGCGTTGGAGAAGGTTTAGGCTTGGCGATTAAGGTCAAAGATGGCGCGAAACGAGCTAAATATGCCGTCGCCCTCTATCTTTTGACCCGTTTGGGCTGGATCACCCCCGCAGTCTCTGATACCTTGGCGGAACAATTTTTATCTCTCAGTCCCTACAAGCGTTTGGATGTGGTGGGCGAGTTATCGTTGGTCTAA
- the ubiE gene encoding bifunctional demethylmenaquinone methyltransferase/2-methoxy-6-polyprenyl-1,4-benzoquinol methylase UbiE, with the protein MSKPNAATEIQGIFNRIAPQYDVLNEWISLGQHRIWKKMAVKWSGVTGGDLALDVCCGSGDLTLLLAKTVGVYGKTIGIDFASQQLAIAAQKQARFCPHLDIQWQEGDALALPYPDNHFDGATMGYGLRNVTDIPQALRELQRVLKPGKKVAILDFHRPDHPGKQVFQQWYLDRFVVPLAERFQLTPEYAYIQPSIERFPTGKTQEELAKEAGFRNAIHYGIVGDMMGVLVATK; encoded by the coding sequence ATGTCTAAACCAAACGCTGCCACTGAAATCCAAGGAATTTTTAATCGCATTGCGCCCCAGTATGACGTGCTCAATGAATGGATTAGCCTCGGTCAGCACCGCATTTGGAAAAAAATGGCCGTGAAATGGAGTGGTGTCACTGGGGGAGACCTCGCCCTGGATGTGTGCTGTGGGAGTGGTGATTTAACGTTACTACTGGCGAAGACCGTCGGCGTCTACGGTAAAACTATTGGGATTGATTTTGCCAGCCAACAACTGGCGATCGCCGCCCAAAAACAGGCCCGCTTCTGCCCCCACCTCGATATCCAGTGGCAAGAAGGGGATGCCTTGGCCTTACCCTACCCAGACAACCACTTTGATGGGGCCACCATGGGCTATGGACTCCGGAACGTTACCGATATTCCCCAGGCACTGCGGGAATTACAGCGGGTGCTAAAACCAGGCAAAAAAGTCGCTATTTTAGATTTTCATCGTCCCGATCACCCTGGGAAACAGGTGTTCCAACAATGGTATCTGGATCGCTTTGTCGTGCCCCTCGCAGAACGATTCCAACTTACCCCTGAATATGCCTACATTCAACCCAGTATCGAGCGGTTTCCCACCGGAAAAACCCAAGAAGAACTGGCCAAAGAAGCGGGGTTTCGGAACGCAATTCACTACGGCATCGTCGGGGATATGATGGGTGTACTAGTGGCTACCAAGTGA
- a CDS encoding peptidylprolyl isomerase, with protein sequence MERPWQLLCLAFLVSSLSLGGCAPTTETPPNNPPATPPSAENYKPRLNCPNPTSTEAASEDTCTAVVEMVLQSQSEAVDGQTIRIELNGADAPVTAGNFVDLVSRGVYDGTAFHRVIRTPEPFVVQGGDPLSKDSQVPLNALGRGGFTDPETGIRRDVPLEIKLQGEEQPVYGKAELDPNQVVLKHDKGAIAMARSQLPNSASSQFYFSLGPNDFLNGNYAVFGQITEGLAVIDKIEMGDRIKSARVVEGEDLLVK encoded by the coding sequence ATGGAACGACCTTGGCAGCTATTATGTCTCGCATTCTTGGTGAGCAGTCTCAGTTTGGGCGGCTGTGCGCCGACAACGGAAACACCTCCCAATAACCCACCGGCCACCCCACCCAGCGCCGAAAATTATAAGCCCCGTTTAAATTGCCCGAACCCCACTTCTACCGAGGCAGCTTCAGAAGATACCTGTACAGCAGTGGTTGAAATGGTACTCCAGAGCCAATCGGAGGCGGTGGATGGCCAAACAATCCGCATTGAACTCAATGGTGCAGACGCGCCGGTGACGGCGGGGAACTTTGTGGATCTAGTCAGCCGTGGCGTCTATGATGGCACGGCTTTCCACCGCGTAATTCGAACCCCAGAACCCTTTGTCGTCCAAGGGGGAGATCCCCTCAGTAAGGATAGTCAAGTACCCCTTAATGCCTTAGGACGTGGTGGTTTTACGGATCCGGAGACGGGCATTCGTCGGGATGTCCCCCTAGAAATTAAGCTCCAGGGTGAGGAACAGCCGGTTTATGGCAAGGCAGAGCTTGATCCGAATCAGGTGGTGCTCAAACATGATAAGGGGGCGATCGCCATGGCCCGTTCTCAACTGCCGAACTCCGCCTCGTCTCAGTTTTATTTTTCTTTAGGCCCCAATGATTTCCTCAATGGAAACTATGCAGTGTTTGGCCAAATCACCGAAGGTCTCGCGGTCATCGACAAAATTGAAATGGGCGATCGCATTAAATCGGCGCGGGTCGTAGAAGGCGAAGATCTCCTCGTGAAATAA
- a CDS encoding ubiquinol-cytochrome c reductase iron-sulfur subunit: protein MERRQFVGLFGLGLLASSFPTILAACSSDSESTAVSEAEEAAANDGAIAEAEDAANLVADFTAVGSLDANGELSTEVNGQKVYVFRNPNDQSLVAVDPTCNHRGCPVKLADADLVCDCHGSRFALDGELLQGPATAGLARYEVREEGENIFVKVA, encoded by the coding sequence ATGGAACGCCGTCAATTTGTAGGTTTATTCGGTTTAGGTTTACTTGCGAGTTCTTTCCCGACGATTTTAGCTGCCTGTTCTAGCGACTCGGAGTCAACAGCAGTGAGCGAAGCAGAAGAGGCGGCAGCCAACGATGGGGCGATCGCCGAAGCAGAAGACGCCGCGAACCTGGTGGCTGATTTCACCGCCGTGGGGAGTCTCGATGCCAATGGTGAACTTTCCACAGAGGTCAATGGACAGAAAGTCTATGTCTTCCGCAATCCCAATGACCAAAGCCTTGTGGCTGTCGACCCCACCTGTAACCATCGGGGCTGTCCCGTAAAACTCGCCGATGCTGACCTGGTTTGTGATTGCCATGGTTCGCGGTTTGCCTTGGATGGGGAACTGCTCCAGGGGCCAGCCACCGCCGGATTAGCCCGCTACGAAGTCCGTGAAGAAGGCGAGAATATTTTCGTTAAAGTGGCTTAG
- a CDS encoding succinate dehydrogenase/fumarate reductase iron-sulfur subunit translates to MDIAFNILRQRQRNAAPEFFTYQLSVPESTTILDCLNQIKWQQDGSLAFRKNCRNTICGSCAMGINGRAALACKENVGQEITRLQGTDSDPEAVPKITITPLNNFPVIKDLVVDMTAFWQQLEAVVPYVQRRSPQVPATEFRQSPQEREALNQAGNCILCGACYAECNAVSVNPEFLGPHALAKGERLILDSRDDTTTTRLDHYHQPDAGVWACTRCYQCNYVCPQEVDPLDRITQIKSTLLQQKDPAESRAVRHRKTLLHLVQTGGWIDERRFALMVIGLQSVGEIFPLGWRMLWHGKFPVTFEASEGTTAVADLMAQVMASKQGSQDYPVK, encoded by the coding sequence ATGGACATCGCCTTCAATATTTTGCGCCAACGGCAACGAAACGCCGCCCCAGAATTTTTTACTTATCAGCTTTCTGTGCCAGAAAGTACGACGATTTTAGATTGTCTAAATCAGATCAAATGGCAGCAGGATGGTAGTTTAGCTTTCCGCAAAAATTGTCGCAATACCATCTGTGGCAGTTGTGCCATGGGGATTAATGGCCGGGCGGCCTTGGCCTGTAAAGAAAATGTGGGCCAAGAAATCACCCGTCTCCAAGGCACCGATTCTGATCCGGAAGCCGTCCCCAAAATTACGATTACTCCCCTGAATAATTTTCCGGTGATTAAGGATTTGGTGGTGGATATGACGGCCTTTTGGCAACAGCTAGAAGCGGTGGTTCCCTACGTCCAAAGGCGATCGCCCCAGGTTCCCGCAACAGAATTTCGTCAATCTCCCCAGGAGCGAGAAGCCCTAAACCAAGCCGGTAACTGCATCCTGTGTGGCGCTTGCTACGCCGAATGCAATGCCGTCAGCGTCAACCCCGAATTTTTAGGCCCCCATGCCCTCGCTAAAGGGGAACGACTGATCCTGGACTCTCGGGATGATACGACCACCACGAGGCTGGATCACTACCATCAACCGGACGCTGGGGTCTGGGCATGCACCCGTTGCTATCAATGCAACTATGTCTGTCCCCAGGAAGTTGACCCCCTCGACCGCATTACCCAAATCAAAAGCACCCTCCTCCAGCAAAAAGACCCCGCTGAAAGTCGCGCAGTACGCCACCGAAAAACCCTCCTTCACCTGGTGCAAACAGGAGGCTGGATCGATGAACGGCGCTTTGCCTTGATGGTGATTGGCCTCCAGAGTGTTGGTGAGATTTTCCCGTTGGGTTGGCGGATGCTGTGGCATGGCAAATTCCCCGTAACCTTCGAGGCTTCAGAGGGCACCACCGCCGTGGCCGATCTCATGGCCCAGGTAATGGCTTCCAAGCAGGGAAGTCAAGATTATCCAGTAAAATGA
- a CDS encoding photosystem I assembly protein Ycf4 has protein sequence MAAQVTTSTDKVLRQPILGSRRFSNMLWASVSAIGGIGFLLAGLSSYFHKNLLGVSDPSNIQFIPQGAALTFYGVAGTLLSAYLWFVFFLDVGGGYNEFNKETGKVTIFRHGFVGKNRIINFQYPLKDILSIRAEIKEGLNPRRVLYLRVKNRGDIPLNRVGEPIPLAELENQGAELARFLTIPLEGL, from the coding sequence ATGGCAGCACAGGTGACAACTTCAACGGATAAAGTTTTGCGGCAGCCGATCCTCGGCTCTCGTCGTTTTAGTAATATGCTTTGGGCCAGTGTTTCTGCCATTGGTGGCATTGGTTTTCTGCTGGCTGGTCTTTCGAGTTATTTCCACAAAAATCTGCTGGGGGTGAGTGACCCCAGTAATATTCAGTTCATTCCCCAAGGGGCTGCCTTAACGTTCTATGGGGTTGCGGGAACGCTATTGTCTGCCTATCTCTGGTTTGTGTTTTTCCTTGATGTGGGCGGTGGTTACAACGAATTCAATAAAGAAACGGGAAAAGTGACCATTTTCCGCCATGGTTTCGTGGGCAAAAATCGCATTATTAATTTTCAGTATCCCCTCAAGGATATTTTGTCGATTCGGGCAGAAATCAAAGAAGGTTTAAACCCCCGGCGGGTGCTTTATCTCCGAGTGAAAAACCGGGGTGATATTCCCCTCAACCGCGTCGGAGAGCCAATTCCCTTGGCAGAACTGGAAAATCAAGGGGCAGAGTTGGCACGCTTTTTAACGATTCCTTTGGAAGGTCTCTAG
- a CDS encoding 1-acyl-sn-glycerol-3-phosphate acyltransferase, translating into MSKPDFFPTQTKPMLVRLVQSIAYWVGRFKYQLKLRVSEADLGKIRDLGDARLIFMPNHPTFDDGLVMFLLSAQLGEIFHYLVAYENFTAQLAGFLQKMGCYSIRRGLGDRRSIAHTLDLLKQERSRMVIFPEGGCSFQNDAIMPFRTGAIQLPMQAMLAIAKQEDQFPPCYLVPISIKYRYLKAPEIIIQQSLKNLEQKLEITPSDPEPYGRLRGIAQVVLQQLEAEYNLTPGADDNWNERIERIRNQALSLCETELGLNFPEDFPLRERVYKMQALLIEKADGDMALDLDTYETLYQTTVRLLNFDAIYDGYVGDHPSPERFIDTLTRLEREVFRVEIPAPKGLHEGWLRVGTPINLQDYVAQYKGDRQGTLQQLTEAMQYEVQNNLLDMIYHP; encoded by the coding sequence ATGTCTAAACCTGATTTTTTTCCAACCCAAACCAAGCCGATGCTCGTGCGTTTAGTGCAAAGTATTGCCTATTGGGTGGGGCGTTTTAAGTATCAGTTGAAATTGCGGGTGAGCGAGGCAGATCTCGGCAAAATTCGGGATTTAGGGGATGCGCGTTTGATCTTTATGCCCAATCATCCCACCTTTGACGATGGCTTGGTGATGTTTTTGCTCTCGGCTCAGTTAGGAGAAATCTTTCATTACCTGGTGGCCTACGAAAATTTTACGGCGCAACTTGCAGGGTTTTTGCAAAAAATGGGGTGTTATTCCATTCGTCGGGGCCTTGGCGATCGCCGCAGTATTGCCCACACGTTAGATCTGTTGAAACAGGAGCGATCGCGAATGGTAATTTTTCCAGAGGGGGGCTGTTCTTTTCAGAATGATGCGATCATGCCCTTTCGCACCGGGGCGATCCAGTTGCCGATGCAAGCGATGTTGGCGATCGCCAAACAAGAAGATCAATTTCCCCCCTGTTACTTGGTGCCCATTAGCATCAAATACCGCTACCTCAAAGCCCCTGAAATAATCATTCAGCAAAGCCTCAAAAACCTAGAGCAGAAACTAGAGATTACTCCCAGCGACCCCGAACCCTACGGCCGTCTGCGGGGGATCGCCCAGGTGGTACTGCAGCAACTGGAAGCGGAATATAACCTCACTCCGGGGGCCGATGATAATTGGAATGAGCGGATTGAACGGATTCGCAACCAGGCCCTTAGTCTCTGTGAAACGGAGTTGGGCCTCAATTTTCCAGAGGATTTCCCCCTCCGGGAACGGGTTTATAAAATGCAGGCGCTCCTCATCGAAAAAGCCGACGGTGACATGGCCCTCGACCTCGACACCTATGAAACCCTCTACCAAACAACGGTACGCTTGCTAAATTTTGATGCGATCTACGATGGTTATGTAGGAGATCATCCAAGCCCCGAACGATTTATCGATACCCTCACTCGTCTGGAGCGGGAAGTGTTTCGGGTTGAAATTCCCGCGCCAAAAGGACTCCACGAGGGCTGGCTCCGGGTGGGCACCCCGATTAATCTCCAGGATTATGTCGCCCAATATAAAGGCGATCGCCAAGGCACTCTCCAACAACTCACAGAAGCAATGCAATACGAAGTGCAGAATAACCTGCTCGATATGATTTATCATCCTTAG
- a CDS encoding Hpt domain-containing protein, which yields MDAASQQKILGYFIEEAKEHLETLEQGILELSEVVDDTERVNELFRAAHSVKGGAAMLGYTSIQKTAHRLEDAFKVFKDNTITVDETLKSLFLSAYDVLQELLEKLQSPFGLQEEEIEKIMAEADPQFSELQKYLDRLAVSDNRGAVITPEVSPPVTPAPTGSPAAPEPSFGPQVRGLLQQMLGLFRQDATPESRQQLQKLCIELAKLNKKTKSWQKLLKASHKAIANPAHRFSTLAPIVIKSIKEAADHLERNEPERISLPTDLKNLAIAQLPYILIPTEPKEAAQILNSAFSEAQLAQLVQALKHRA from the coding sequence GTGGATGCCGCCAGTCAACAAAAAATTCTCGGCTATTTCATTGAAGAAGCCAAAGAACACCTCGAAACCTTAGAACAGGGCATCCTGGAGCTGTCGGAGGTGGTCGATGATACCGAACGGGTTAATGAACTCTTCCGGGCTGCCCACTCCGTGAAAGGGGGCGCAGCGATGTTGGGCTACACAAGCATCCAAAAAACGGCCCACCGCCTCGAAGATGCGTTCAAAGTCTTTAAGGACAATACGATTACCGTCGATGAGACGCTCAAGTCTCTTTTTCTGAGCGCCTATGATGTACTCCAAGAGCTCCTCGAAAAACTCCAAAGTCCTTTTGGCCTCCAGGAAGAAGAAATTGAAAAAATCATGGCGGAGGCGGATCCCCAGTTCAGCGAGTTACAAAAATATTTGGATCGTCTCGCCGTCAGCGACAACCGTGGCGCTGTAATTACTCCAGAGGTTTCGCCGCCAGTAACACCTGCCCCCACCGGATCACCAGCCGCGCCAGAGCCTTCCTTTGGGCCACAAGTCCGTGGGCTGTTGCAACAAATGTTGGGGCTATTTCGCCAGGATGCCACTCCAGAATCTCGCCAGCAACTCCAAAAGCTCTGTATTGAACTGGCCAAGCTCAATAAAAAGACGAAATCTTGGCAAAAACTCCTGAAGGCAAGTCACAAGGCGATCGCCAATCCGGCCCATCGTTTTTCGACCCTCGCCCCCATTGTGATTAAAAGCATTAAAGAAGCTGCCGACCATTTAGAACGCAACGAACCAGAGCGCATTAGCTTGCCAACGGATTTGAAAAATTTGGCGATCGCCCAACTCCCCTACATCTTGATTCCCACAGAACCCAAGGAGGCCGCCCAAATCCTGAACAGCGCCTTTAGCGAAGCGCAACTGGCCCAATTGGTACAGGCCCTGAAACATCGCGCTTAA